Proteins encoded in a region of the Paenibacillus wynnii genome:
- a CDS encoding ROK family protein: MPRTTSQSVTNRREVSNTRELRLFNKMRIVDLLRSREIISKAEIAKELNLSFATASNLCNELIDENIFITGLKSAQSGGRPSELLALNVNARISFCIDFTYKNEVRLLLIDLHNKPLIEERISYLSHSNIQDLVSVCVKGFHELLQQAEINHEQLLGATLVIPGLYDKQTGGVVNSTLPILDNYNLATVISNQINLPVYIENDANLAALAVSMQGESQRYDNVLFLYIGEGLGLGILSHSGSIFHGVRGFAGEIAHIPLGHSDYECYCGNSGCVEGVLSNSGIERELMNQENPAEVIGSSLGKVVSILVNLMDPQAVFIGGEKEEILREVLPFVHQETQKRVLLQRYRDIPINLSSGVHDLFYKGASELLIRKWLMK, encoded by the coding sequence ATGCCAAGAACTACCTCACAAAGTGTAACTAATCGTAGAGAAGTGAGTAATACTAGGGAATTAAGGCTTTTTAACAAAATGAGAATCGTTGATCTTCTTCGCTCCCGAGAGATTATTTCGAAGGCTGAAATTGCTAAAGAACTAAACCTAAGCTTTGCTACAGCTTCAAATTTATGTAACGAATTAATAGATGAGAATATTTTCATCACCGGGTTGAAAAGTGCACAATCCGGTGGACGCCCATCCGAACTCCTAGCTCTTAATGTGAATGCTCGAATTAGCTTTTGTATTGATTTCACGTATAAGAACGAAGTGAGGCTGTTGCTCATTGATTTACACAACAAGCCTCTAATAGAAGAAAGAATTTCTTATCTGAGCCATAGTAACATACAGGATTTAGTATCTGTTTGTGTGAAGGGATTTCATGAACTACTTCAACAAGCTGAGATCAATCACGAACAACTACTGGGTGCTACATTAGTGATACCGGGTTTGTATGATAAACAAACTGGAGGCGTGGTTAATAGCACTCTTCCTATTCTGGATAACTACAATCTTGCAACGGTAATCAGCAATCAGATTAATTTACCCGTATATATAGAGAATGATGCCAACCTAGCTGCGCTAGCTGTATCGATGCAAGGCGAGAGCCAAAGGTACGATAACGTCTTGTTTTTATACATTGGAGAGGGCTTAGGGCTTGGGATCTTGTCTCATTCCGGGTCCATCTTCCATGGGGTTAGAGGTTTTGCTGGAGAGATTGCTCATATCCCGCTCGGTCATTCAGATTATGAATGTTATTGTGGGAATTCGGGTTGTGTAGAGGGGGTTCTCTCCAACTCGGGGATTGAACGGGAGCTTATGAATCAGGAAAACCCGGCGGAAGTTATTGGGAGCTCGCTAGGGAAGGTAGTATCTATACTGGTTAATCTAATGGATCCGCAGGCTGTATTTATTGGTGGAGAGAAGGAAGAGATACTTAGAGAGGTATTACCATTCGTTCATCAAGAAACTCAAAAACGAGTTCTGCTTCAACGATATAGAGACATCCCTATTAATTTAAGTTCCGGGGTGCATGATCTATTCTATAAAGGGGCATCCGAGTTGTTAATTCGGAAGTGGTTGATGAAGTGA
- a CDS encoding carbohydrate kinase family protein, producing the protein MSINDKGEGVCIVGNANIDVLMKSIDRIPEWGTETTVESYEERLGGCAANSALVLASLGMETHMVSTLGNDQRGQELKETLRKAGVNVDGLKTGEKGTGMSLSLNRSDGERLFVTYPGSMFETTCEEVIQYLSNAQNCKFILLTGYFLLSPNIDARKIFKKATELGMITLFDTGWPIHGWDQKTRDDITNLLPFVDYFLPNEIEASAITNEDDPNKALDILAALCRKGIVVKRGGGGSIYKDTDRNVDTKGYKVQVRDTVGAGDSYNAGFIYGLSMGWEIPKCVGLGNAVAATVISRDTGFHVQWNDINELLNN; encoded by the coding sequence ATGTCCATTAATGATAAAGGTGAAGGCGTTTGTATTGTTGGCAATGCCAACATAGACGTATTAATGAAATCAATCGATAGGATTCCCGAGTGGGGCACAGAGACAACCGTAGAATCATATGAAGAAAGACTTGGAGGCTGTGCAGCGAATTCAGCACTCGTTCTGGCATCTTTAGGAATGGAGACGCATATGGTCTCCACCCTTGGTAATGATCAGCGTGGCCAAGAGTTAAAGGAAACTCTCCGGAAAGCTGGAGTAAATGTAGATGGCTTAAAAACAGGTGAAAAAGGAACGGGTATGTCGCTATCCTTGAATCGCAGTGACGGTGAAAGGCTCTTTGTGACTTATCCGGGCTCAATGTTTGAGACGACCTGCGAGGAAGTCATTCAGTATTTATCAAATGCCCAGAATTGCAAATTCATTTTACTCACTGGATACTTTCTTCTATCCCCTAATATTGATGCCAGGAAGATATTTAAGAAAGCAACTGAACTTGGAATGATAACCTTATTCGATACCGGATGGCCGATACATGGATGGGATCAGAAAACGAGAGATGATATCACAAATTTATTACCTTTTGTAGACTATTTTCTCCCAAATGAGATTGAAGCAAGTGCCATTACAAATGAAGATGATCCTAATAAAGCATTAGATATTTTAGCAGCCTTATGTAGAAAGGGGATAGTCGTCAAAAGAGGTGGCGGTGGTAGCATTTATAAAGATACAGATAGGAATGTAGATACAAAGGGATATAAAGTCCAGGTAAGAGATACCGTAGGCGCTGGTGACTCTTATAATGCAGGCTTCATTTATGGGTTATCCATGGGTTGGGAAATACCTAAATGTGTTGGACTGGGGAATGCAGTAGCGGCAACTGTGATCTCACGTGATACAGGTTTTCATGTTCAGTGGAACGATATTAATGAATTATTAAATAACTAA
- a CDS encoding SIS domain-containing protein, with protein sequence MRKFSDDMLEQPYVLQQVASYYSTEEGRELLRSSKNLAERYAGRVIFSGMGSSYAASRLAGNYLWSLGIQAIYVEASELLHYGMKTMLDQSLLVLISQSGESIEIKEILQQLPPTVEVIGITNDPASTLARGSSLVFPLFAGDESTTSSKTYTAALAVTLLLCGSLAGLSPDLAIASIQAASSKISELDTNLASIDWGQVTEWVQAANAVYLIGRGPAVASALQGALTFKELVKVPAECMEAAQFRHGPLETVTDETLIFVFASQGATSEFAHSFVEELVNCGAKVIVIEEGIARIAHDAGYVRSRGAQVKLDEYFSTLVDIYPVQMAANSLAERFGISGFKWITKVTHKE encoded by the coding sequence TTGAGAAAATTTAGCGATGATATGTTAGAGCAACCTTATGTATTACAACAAGTGGCTTCCTATTATTCAACGGAGGAGGGCAGAGAGTTGCTAAGATCAAGCAAAAATCTTGCCGAACGTTATGCAGGTCGGGTGATTTTTAGCGGAATGGGAAGTTCATATGCAGCCTCTAGACTAGCAGGTAACTATTTATGGTCACTTGGCATTCAAGCGATTTATGTGGAAGCCTCAGAATTGCTTCACTATGGAATGAAGACGATGCTAGATCAATCTCTGCTGGTTCTTATATCGCAGTCTGGAGAAAGTATAGAAATTAAAGAAATATTACAGCAGCTTCCCCCTACAGTCGAAGTTATAGGAATTACAAATGATCCTGCGAGTACATTAGCTAGAGGGTCAAGTCTAGTATTTCCTCTATTTGCTGGTGATGAGTCTACAACCTCAAGTAAGACTTATACTGCAGCCCTTGCTGTCACGTTGTTGTTATGTGGTTCATTAGCGGGGCTGAGTCCCGACCTTGCCATTGCCTCTATTCAGGCCGCTTCAAGTAAAATCAGTGAATTAGATACGAATTTAGCCTCTATCGATTGGGGCCAAGTCACAGAATGGGTTCAAGCAGCAAATGCTGTATATCTGATTGGCAGGGGGCCTGCTGTAGCTTCGGCCTTACAGGGAGCCCTGACCTTTAAAGAGTTGGTAAAGGTTCCGGCAGAATGTATGGAAGCAGCCCAATTTCGACACGGACCTCTGGAGACAGTGACCGATGAAACGTTGATATTTGTGTTTGCATCACAGGGCGCAACAAGTGAATTTGCTCATTCTTTTGTAGAAGAGTTGGTTAATTGTGGGGCTAAGGTCATTGTAATTGAGGAAGGGATTGCTAGAATTGCCCACGATGCTGGATATGTAAGGAGTCGGGGAGCGCAAGTGAAGTTAGATGAGTATTTCTCAACTTTAGTTGATATATATCCTGTGCAAATGGCAGCAAATTCCTTAGCCGAGCGATTTGGGATAAGCGGGTTCAAGTGGATTACGAAAGTGACTCATAAAGAATAA
- a CDS encoding glycoside hydrolase family 38 C-terminal domain-containing protein: MTKQKYWVVGNTHIDLAWKKTRYEMEEVFDSFLIKVLDMLDSHPTFTYTIEQAAHYRLLKERRPDLLARVKHYVQAGRIEMVGGMASTLETNFPNGECFVRNQLIGLRWVEENLGVNVETPWLIDTFGINAQIPQILKQFGYSRLMANRFGGQINDDVFISKGIDGTELLIVGMDVYSPYVKHGQLYWGFVNDWNDVDKLFEKAAKHEGEGPILITAQTENEMLITLRPDYHVKQGNAYGQDGLWQYSTYSKFFDALEATNTSWPVINGDLNPEFTGTFSQRIAIRLRNREVETKVLQAEKWASLTQMTQWQEHLDEAWWELAYIQFHDVFTGSHPTEVFTGLMKSLDSVEKIAQDVIRRALYQPRSRTTTLTGKSAIQVFNSLPWKRRDVVVIPLDKQLTGVKQVLSNGTIVPFDLKEGQLRLLAETPPMGSSILTLEYGVTDEERGIKVDEGMIENEYIRLECDSKYMIKRLVWKETGTTLIENVGDLLSVQRDKGSFQIEELVGEPIPANISTIEITQYEATLLGQRLVLKGEFPELPEVGAKGFLTWEAEFELIQGKPALDVKFNLNWQGEGSRLRFNLPTKLDSSIGIYEIPFGTVHRKSYRVRGTAQGEWPAHRFVAIEDQHHGIALINTGAAGVEVSSGTMSTTILRAPQTEYAGMVIDKTSSQHGNHSFDFVIVPYSGTWSDASVLQLAQETNEKLTSMVYHQEIPEQAAITSWMSLSPSNVVLSAVKTPETGTDGMLIRVYESAGITTKAELWVKGAKQAWKSNLREEKTEDALSFIDGKIVLELQPFEILTLYILR; the protein is encoded by the coding sequence ATGACTAAGCAAAAATATTGGGTTGTCGGTAATACTCATATCGATTTAGCATGGAAAAAGACTAGGTACGAAATGGAAGAGGTGTTCGATTCCTTCTTGATTAAAGTGTTGGATATGTTAGATTCTCACCCCACATTCACCTACACGATAGAACAAGCGGCACATTATAGATTATTGAAAGAACGCCGCCCTGATCTGCTGGCCAGAGTAAAGCATTATGTTCAAGCAGGTCGTATAGAGATGGTTGGAGGTATGGCGTCTACCTTGGAGACCAACTTCCCTAACGGAGAGTGCTTTGTACGCAACCAACTTATCGGCTTAAGATGGGTAGAGGAGAATTTAGGGGTAAACGTCGAAACCCCTTGGCTTATAGATACCTTTGGCATTAACGCGCAAATTCCGCAAATCCTTAAGCAATTCGGCTATAGCCGATTAATGGCGAATCGATTCGGTGGGCAAATAAATGATGATGTATTTATTTCTAAGGGTATTGATGGTACTGAACTTCTGATCGTGGGGATGGATGTCTATTCACCCTATGTTAAGCATGGTCAGTTATATTGGGGTTTTGTAAATGATTGGAATGATGTGGATAAGCTTTTTGAAAAAGCTGCAAAACATGAGGGTGAAGGTCCGATTCTTATTACAGCTCAGACAGAAAATGAGATGTTAATTACTCTTCGCCCGGATTATCACGTGAAACAGGGGAATGCCTATGGACAAGATGGGCTATGGCAATATTCTACTTATAGTAAATTTTTTGATGCTTTAGAAGCAACGAATACAAGTTGGCCTGTAATTAATGGTGATTTGAATCCTGAATTCACCGGGACATTCTCCCAGCGGATTGCGATTCGCCTACGTAATCGAGAAGTCGAGACGAAAGTACTGCAAGCTGAGAAATGGGCATCGCTCACACAAATGACCCAATGGCAGGAGCATCTGGATGAAGCTTGGTGGGAGTTGGCTTACATTCAGTTTCATGATGTATTCACGGGCTCACACCCGACCGAAGTATTCACTGGACTGATGAAGAGTTTAGACAGCGTAGAAAAAATTGCACAAGATGTTATTCGTAGAGCCCTTTATCAACCGCGTTCGAGAACAACCACGCTTACAGGTAAGAGCGCTATACAAGTGTTCAACAGTCTACCTTGGAAACGTAGGGATGTAGTGGTTATTCCACTGGATAAGCAATTAACTGGGGTGAAGCAGGTATTATCCAATGGAACAATAGTTCCGTTTGATCTCAAGGAGGGTCAATTGAGACTGCTAGCGGAGACTCCACCCATGGGTTCAAGTATTCTTACCCTTGAATATGGAGTTACAGATGAAGAGCGTGGTATAAAGGTCGATGAAGGAATGATTGAGAATGAGTATATAAGACTGGAATGCGATTCGAAATATATGATCAAGCGATTGGTTTGGAAGGAAACGGGTACAACTTTGATAGAAAATGTTGGAGACCTTCTTTCAGTACAGCGTGATAAAGGCAGTTTTCAGATCGAAGAGCTCGTAGGAGAACCTATTCCTGCCAATATCAGCACTATCGAAATTACACAGTACGAAGCAACTTTACTTGGGCAACGGCTTGTTTTGAAAGGTGAATTTCCTGAGTTACCTGAGGTTGGTGCAAAGGGATTTCTAACTTGGGAAGCAGAGTTTGAATTGATACAAGGAAAACCCGCTTTGGATGTGAAATTTAATTTAAATTGGCAAGGAGAGGGAAGCCGTCTCCGGTTCAACCTCCCGACTAAGCTTGATAGCAGTATAGGTATCTATGAAATTCCATTTGGAACTGTACACCGTAAATCATATCGTGTTCGTGGGACAGCACAAGGAGAATGGCCTGCTCATCGCTTTGTTGCGATTGAAGATCAACACCATGGTATTGCTTTAATTAATACGGGGGCCGCTGGAGTGGAAGTGAGTAGTGGTACAATGTCAACTACTATACTTCGTGCTCCCCAAACCGAATATGCGGGCATGGTTATTGATAAGACTTCCTCCCAACATGGCAATCACTCCTTTGATTTTGTTATTGTTCCATATTCAGGAACTTGGTCGGATGCAAGTGTACTCCAACTTGCACAAGAAACTAATGAGAAACTAACAAGTATGGTGTATCACCAGGAAATACCGGAACAAGCTGCTATTACCTCATGGATGAGTCTATCGCCAAGCAATGTTGTCCTCTCTGCTGTGAAAACACCGGAGACAGGTACCGATGGGATGTTGATACGTGTGTATGAATCTGCGGGGATTACAACTAAAGCTGAGTTATGGGTAAAGGGAGCCAAGCAAGCTTGGAAATCGAATCTGAGGGAAGAAAAGACAGAGGATGCTTTAAGTTTTATTGATGGTAAAATAGTTCTAGAGCTTCAGCCATTTGAGATTTTGACCCTATATATATTGAGGTAG
- a CDS encoding carbohydrate ABC transporter permease, which yields MQSNFEKSTGMDRVFLVGLYIFMVLFSISVLYPFLYIMALSFNQGVDALRGGITVWPRKFTLENYKIIFDDPTLYHAIFVSVSRTIVGTLSALICTSLVAYCLTKEKLIGHNFYLILFLLPMYINAGIIPTYLLYKNIGLTDTFWVYIIPNLVWAYNVIIMRTFFNAIPPSLTEASMIDGASEYRMFFRIILPLSTPVIATIALYNAVWNWNSWLDTVLYTRNVNLNTLMSLLSKMLMEQQTNQIATMKSADRVQYLTPQVLKAAMTMVTTIPIIMVYPFLQKYFVKGVMVGAVKG from the coding sequence ATGCAATCAAACTTTGAGAAATCTACGGGAATGGATCGAGTTTTCTTAGTGGGTCTCTATATATTTATGGTCTTATTCTCCATTAGTGTTCTTTATCCTTTCTTATACATTATGGCCTTATCGTTTAACCAGGGGGTTGATGCATTAAGGGGAGGTATCACAGTTTGGCCCCGCAAATTCACATTGGAAAACTACAAAATTATTTTTGATGATCCTACACTCTACCATGCCATTTTTGTCTCCGTATCACGAACAATCGTAGGAACTTTATCCGCTTTGATATGTACTAGCTTGGTTGCCTACTGTCTTACGAAGGAGAAGTTAATAGGTCACAATTTCTATTTGATTTTATTCCTTTTACCCATGTACATTAATGCCGGGATTATACCTACCTATTTATTGTACAAAAATATTGGATTGACGGACACCTTCTGGGTTTATATTATTCCGAATTTGGTCTGGGCGTACAACGTAATCATCATGCGGACATTCTTTAATGCAATCCCTCCCTCCTTAACTGAGGCTTCAATGATTGACGGTGCAAGTGAGTATAGGATGTTCTTCCGTATCATTCTTCCTCTGTCTACACCTGTAATCGCTACAATAGCTCTATATAACGCGGTATGGAATTGGAATAGTTGGTTGGATACCGTTTTATATACTAGAAATGTTAATCTGAATACGTTAATGAGTCTATTATCGAAAATGTTAATGGAACAGCAAACGAATCAAATTGCTACTATGAAGTCCGCCGATAGAGTTCAGTATTTGACTCCTCAAGTACTTAAAGCAGCTATGACTATGGTTACAACAATTCCTATTATTATGGTTTATCCATTCTTACAAAAATATTTTGTCAAAGGTGTTATGGTTGGTGCGGTTAAGGGATAA
- a CDS encoding ABC transporter permease, with protein MRWKRFKQQKQLQLIMIPMALWAIVIYYVPILGNIIAFKDYTIAQGFIGSPWVGFKHFISFFDNKFTLTILRNTLAMSLMGLIFGTIAAVVFAILLNEIFNKYIKNIIQSISYLPYFISMAVTATLFTQLLSRTGSINQWLISLGIINEGIPFLEQGNLFWIIITIQGVWKTIGWSAIIYLAAIAGIPQETYEASYVDGAGRFRRMWHITLPAITPTIAILLILNSGYLLQGGFEQQLLMYNPLVMDYAEVINTYVYKRGLHAGEYSYATAVGVFQSGVSIMLIIFVNKITKKMVGQGLW; from the coding sequence ATGAGATGGAAACGATTTAAACAGCAAAAACAACTTCAGCTAATCATGATTCCCATGGCATTGTGGGCCATAGTTATCTATTATGTACCCATTCTAGGAAACATTATTGCATTTAAGGATTATACAATTGCTCAGGGATTTATAGGCAGTCCATGGGTTGGATTTAAACATTTCATTAGTTTCTTCGATAATAAATTTACGCTTACAATCCTTAGAAATACGCTGGCTATGAGTCTTATGGGTCTAATCTTCGGGACCATTGCAGCTGTTGTATTTGCGATCTTGTTGAATGAGATCTTCAATAAATATATAAAGAACATCATTCAATCGATATCCTACCTACCCTATTTCATCTCTATGGCGGTTACTGCAACGTTATTCACACAATTATTGAGTAGAACGGGTTCTATTAATCAGTGGTTAATTTCACTAGGAATCATCAACGAGGGTATTCCATTTCTGGAACAGGGGAATTTATTCTGGATCATCATAACGATTCAAGGGGTTTGGAAAACCATTGGCTGGAGCGCCATTATATATCTGGCTGCTATCGCTGGAATTCCTCAGGAAACCTATGAGGCTTCCTATGTGGATGGAGCTGGGCGTTTCAGACGAATGTGGCATATTACATTACCAGCCATTACACCTACTATAGCTATCTTATTAATTTTGAACTCTGGATACCTTTTGCAAGGTGGTTTTGAGCAACAATTATTAATGTATAACCCACTGGTCATGGACTATGCGGAGGTAATAAATACTTATGTGTATAAGCGAGGTCTTCACGCAGGGGAATATTCTTATGCAACGGCTGTGGGTGTATTCCAATCGGGTGTAAGTATTATGCTAATCATTTTCGTAAATAAGATTACTAAGAAAATGGTAGGTCAAGGACTATGGTGA
- a CDS encoding extracellular solute-binding protein: MRKKALLILIFVMLSVITLSGCSGNKQNKSVNEEKSSGAKEESVTMYLAESWPSSIVDPSWTDPIAKEITKRTGITVNVTTLKSEDADAELNMMMAADELPDIVVAYDDRKTRLISGGYVQPLDELIEQYGPNIKKNLSPFFDNWREDDGKIYALGNWNWNAPTKYALNLQINTLYMRYDILKELGYDKLGRNNEGDSFITVDEYMSLLDQVKDTYPKMAPVLIEGEDAYKTMIMSTGVQSRQNTVFENGKGYFLYDNPYTKKAISFLNRLYTGDYIPKGFATFKQEENEALLSNGEVFSALGNVSGLSESQAALSEGNDEKRMVMFYLIDNPEVKSIFANGYWGIGGPSIMVSKKSEKVEAVMRLFDYLSTEEGSLLVNAGVEGVTYNKVEGKNVPIDEVAKGYASWDTNVIKKYGVGGWFNIFPSLAGVDKDGNANDINAQKVFEDDKWVGYNNKDWQQFSYTQIVSGAGDLKKENHPEAFEALIKINGYIKDRMIKAIVAPNAEASEKEWGKATQQMKSDGLDELSTALEENWLKLAEALNKDPEKLNTVEADK; encoded by the coding sequence ATGAGGAAGAAGGCATTATTAATTCTAATCTTTGTTATGTTGTCCGTAATTACTCTCTCAGGCTGTAGTGGAAATAAGCAAAATAAGTCTGTGAATGAAGAAAAAAGTAGCGGTGCGAAGGAAGAATCAGTGACGATGTACCTAGCAGAATCTTGGCCTTCGAGCATTGTTGATCCCTCATGGACAGACCCCATTGCGAAGGAAATAACAAAAAGAACGGGTATTACTGTTAATGTCACTACACTCAAGTCCGAAGATGCCGACGCAGAGCTTAATATGATGATGGCTGCTGATGAATTGCCGGACATTGTCGTTGCCTATGATGATCGCAAGACAAGACTGATCTCGGGTGGTTATGTACAACCGCTCGATGAATTAATTGAACAATATGGACCCAACATTAAAAAGAATCTTAGTCCGTTTTTCGATAACTGGAGAGAAGATGACGGAAAGATATATGCACTAGGTAACTGGAACTGGAATGCTCCGACGAAATACGCATTAAATCTGCAGATTAATACACTTTATATGAGATACGATATCTTGAAGGAACTTGGATATGACAAACTGGGTAGGAATAACGAGGGTGACTCCTTCATTACTGTAGATGAGTATATGAGTCTACTTGATCAAGTAAAGGATACTTATCCGAAAATGGCACCTGTCCTTATAGAGGGGGAGGATGCTTACAAAACAATGATAATGAGTACGGGGGTACAAAGTCGACAAAATACTGTATTTGAGAATGGAAAAGGCTACTTCCTATATGATAATCCGTATACAAAAAAGGCCATATCCTTTCTAAATCGGTTGTACACTGGTGATTATATCCCGAAAGGGTTTGCAACGTTTAAGCAAGAAGAGAATGAAGCGCTTTTATCTAATGGAGAGGTATTTAGCGCTTTAGGCAATGTCTCTGGATTGAGTGAGTCACAGGCTGCATTGTCAGAAGGTAATGATGAGAAAAGAATGGTTATGTTTTATTTAATTGATAATCCTGAAGTAAAGTCTATCTTTGCTAATGGGTATTGGGGTATCGGAGGGCCCTCTATCATGGTTTCGAAAAAGTCAGAGAAGGTAGAAGCCGTGATGAGATTGTTTGATTACCTTTCTACAGAAGAAGGAAGTTTACTAGTAAATGCAGGTGTTGAGGGTGTGACTTATAACAAAGTAGAGGGCAAAAATGTACCCATTGATGAAGTTGCCAAGGGCTATGCGAGCTGGGATACCAATGTTATTAAAAAATATGGTGTCGGTGGTTGGTTTAACATATTCCCGAGTTTGGCTGGAGTGGATAAGGACGGGAATGCCAACGATATCAATGCTCAAAAAGTATTCGAAGATGACAAATGGGTAGGTTACAACAATAAGGACTGGCAGCAATTCTCTTATACACAAATTGTATCTGGAGCTGGTGATTTGAAGAAAGAGAATCATCCAGAGGCCTTCGAAGCTTTAATCAAGATTAATGGTTATATCAAAGACCGAATGATTAAGGCCATCGTAGCTCCGAATGCGGAAGCAAGTGAGAAAGAATGGGGAAAAGCAACTCAACAGATGAAATCAGATGGGTTAGATGAATTAAGCACAGCTCTGGAAGAAAATTGGCTCAAACTTGCCGAGGCATTGAATAAAGATCCGGAGAAATTAAATACCGTAGAAGCAGATAAGTAA